The Sphingomonas telluris genome includes a window with the following:
- a CDS encoding NAD-glutamate dehydrogenase — protein sequence MTAHTRLARPLVSSIRKALTQNALPEETEGLTAAAEKDAAEFLAVVGAQRKRGEAPILIESTGGEAGRRRMRIGIVNDDMPFLVDSVANAIARRQLTIHRLLHPVVCVDRDTNGKLLSVEPLCGDKDRRESLMYIELERTHARGRKELVDEIKAVLADVRYAVRDWPKLQAKMRQDAAAVEDPEGRALLEWFADGAMTLLGYEVERATGQPSDTLGIFSIPGAPTDEGGALGAMRYFEAGGEVPLMAKAERKSSVHRRVPLDLVVVPIRENGKVTGIGVHGGLWTSQALGWPVEEVPLLRKRLEQLDKELGFDPKGHSGKALRHAVSSLPRDLLVNVSWESMRDLVMMAMSLADRPRPALLLVRSILKGQLFTFVWLPRDEHNTQRREAIGAMLEEVVGRNITSWSVETGEGDLALIRYTQYIDNDAPTPDSKALDDRLNQMVRGWAPAVEETLIERVGAPRATRLTIGYAGEFSDSYRTRTKAEEGAEDILRLSSLEGPDDRGVRLFRRPTDVPGELRIKTYRRGGLIPLSDAVPVLENFGFRVLEEMPSQVGPGGSIGYIHDFRLELPGADIDAIMARAPQIESAISSVFSREAENDEFNQLVLFAGLDTKPVVWLRSWFRYLRQTGSSFGLVTVVDALRRAPKATKALVGLFTARHDPSIRRGREEKIEQFRKQFDDAIAAVRSIDDDRILRRLRALIEATLRTNAFSQKPDEALAFKINSSLVPGLPRPVPWREIWVYSPRVEGVHLRGGPIARGGLRWSDRRDDFRTEILGLMKAQVVKNAVIVPTGAKGGFYPKQLPPASNRDAWFAEGTESYRIFIRSLLSITDNIVEDKVVHPAGVVVHDGEDPYFVVAADKGTATFSDVANALALERNFWLGDAFASGGSHGYDHKAMGITAKGAWISVQRHFLELGIDVQSDPITVAGVGDMSGDVFGNGMLLSKAIKLVAAFDHRHIFIDPTPDPASSWVERERMFNLPRSSWDDYDRSLLSKGGGIYPRTQKSIELSAQARQALGITEKSVDPATLMNAILKAPVDLLWFGGIGTYVKASTQSNADVGDPANDAIRVDGLEVNARAIGEGANLGITQAGRIEFAEKGGRINTDFIDNSAGVDCSDKEVNIKIPLNREMREGRLAFEKRNALLAKMTDEVADIVLEDNRLQTLALSIAESGGARALPGYVRTIELLEASGRLDRKVEGLMSSDELLRRGQENRGLTRPELAVVLSMSKLALQEAAEDLKLADDSVVQQELPEAFPKPMRKPHAEAIRAHRLRNEILATRVANRLVNRLGPSTALDLTEEEGASLAQVIAAFLVAERLLDLPKLWMEIEETPLPEVARIELFSIAASSVRNHLSDLLRCAGAGTSVSEMCKLLEPGVRKISAATAKLIRSEVRNEAEARRERLLTMGATDDIVRGLVRLFELDGIFGLAALAATKKLDELALARAYTKLGEALGIDWAQQQLARFVPADQWERLLTAGLARDFEQLRIDFLSRIRGKDPDAAAEEWITSQGPRLAQFRNLIARARTEGSVSASMLAQIASQARILLAR from the coding sequence ATGACCGCCCATACGCGCCTCGCGAGGCCCCTCGTTTCGTCCATTCGTAAGGCGCTGACTCAAAACGCGCTTCCTGAGGAAACCGAGGGTCTGACGGCGGCCGCCGAAAAGGACGCCGCGGAGTTCCTCGCCGTCGTGGGAGCGCAGCGGAAGCGCGGCGAGGCGCCCATCCTAATCGAATCGACAGGCGGCGAAGCCGGGCGCAGGCGCATGCGGATCGGCATCGTGAACGACGACATGCCGTTCCTGGTCGACTCCGTCGCCAATGCGATCGCGCGGCGGCAGCTCACGATCCATCGCCTGCTCCACCCGGTTGTTTGCGTCGATCGCGACACGAACGGGAAGCTCCTGAGCGTGGAGCCGCTGTGCGGCGACAAGGATCGCCGTGAGTCGCTCATGTATATCGAGCTGGAGCGTACGCATGCCCGCGGCCGCAAGGAACTCGTCGACGAGATCAAAGCCGTGCTCGCCGACGTGCGCTATGCCGTTCGCGATTGGCCGAAGCTGCAGGCCAAGATGCGCCAAGACGCCGCGGCGGTTGAAGATCCCGAGGGACGCGCCCTGCTCGAATGGTTCGCCGACGGCGCGATGACGCTGCTCGGCTACGAAGTCGAGCGCGCGACTGGCCAGCCGTCCGACACGCTTGGCATCTTCAGCATTCCTGGCGCCCCGACAGACGAGGGCGGCGCTCTCGGAGCGATGCGCTATTTCGAGGCCGGCGGCGAAGTGCCGCTGATGGCCAAGGCGGAACGCAAGTCCAGCGTGCATCGCCGCGTACCACTCGATCTTGTCGTCGTGCCCATCCGCGAGAACGGAAAGGTCACGGGCATCGGCGTCCATGGCGGCCTCTGGACCAGCCAAGCGCTGGGCTGGCCGGTGGAAGAGGTGCCGCTTCTGCGCAAGCGGCTTGAGCAGCTCGACAAGGAATTGGGCTTCGACCCAAAGGGCCACAGCGGCAAGGCGCTGCGTCACGCAGTTTCGTCTTTGCCGCGCGACCTACTCGTCAACGTCAGCTGGGAGTCGATGCGCGACCTGGTGATGATGGCTATGTCGCTGGCGGATCGTCCGCGCCCGGCCCTGCTACTTGTTCGCAGCATTCTGAAGGGTCAGCTGTTCACCTTCGTCTGGCTCCCGCGCGACGAGCACAATACCCAGCGCCGGGAAGCGATCGGAGCGATGCTCGAAGAGGTCGTCGGACGGAACATCACCAGCTGGTCGGTGGAGACGGGCGAGGGCGACCTGGCCCTCATCCGCTACACGCAATACATCGACAATGACGCGCCGACTCCGGATTCCAAGGCGCTCGACGATCGTCTCAACCAGATGGTTCGCGGCTGGGCTCCGGCCGTCGAGGAAACGCTGATCGAGCGCGTCGGTGCGCCTCGTGCGACGCGCCTTACCATTGGTTACGCAGGCGAGTTCTCGGACAGCTACCGCACCCGCACGAAGGCCGAGGAAGGCGCCGAGGACATTCTGCGCCTGTCCTCGCTGGAAGGACCCGACGACCGCGGCGTCCGCCTGTTCCGACGTCCGACCGACGTCCCGGGCGAGCTTCGTATCAAGACCTATCGCCGTGGCGGTCTCATCCCGCTGTCCGACGCCGTCCCGGTCCTCGAAAACTTCGGCTTCCGGGTTCTCGAGGAGATGCCGTCGCAGGTCGGGCCCGGCGGCTCGATCGGCTACATCCACGATTTCCGGCTCGAGCTTCCCGGCGCTGACATCGACGCCATCATGGCGCGCGCTCCGCAGATCGAATCCGCGATTTCCAGCGTGTTCAGCCGCGAAGCGGAGAACGACGAGTTCAACCAGCTCGTGCTCTTCGCAGGCCTCGACACGAAACCGGTCGTCTGGCTTCGCTCCTGGTTCCGCTACCTGCGTCAGACCGGAAGCTCGTTCGGCCTCGTCACGGTGGTCGACGCGCTGCGTCGCGCACCGAAGGCGACCAAGGCGCTCGTTGGTCTGTTCACCGCTCGTCACGATCCGTCGATCCGGCGCGGCCGCGAGGAGAAGATCGAGCAGTTTCGCAAGCAGTTCGACGATGCGATCGCGGCGGTGCGCTCGATCGACGACGACCGCATTCTCCGCCGGCTACGCGCGCTGATCGAGGCCACGCTCCGGACCAATGCATTCTCGCAAAAGCCGGACGAGGCGCTGGCCTTCAAGATCAACTCGTCGTTGGTCCCCGGCCTTCCGCGGCCAGTGCCGTGGCGCGAGATCTGGGTCTACAGCCCGCGCGTCGAAGGCGTGCACCTCCGCGGTGGACCCATCGCGCGTGGCGGCCTCCGCTGGTCCGATCGCCGTGACGATTTCCGCACCGAGATCCTGGGGCTGATGAAGGCTCAGGTCGTGAAGAACGCGGTCATCGTTCCGACCGGAGCGAAAGGCGGCTTCTATCCGAAGCAGCTTCCCCCGGCGTCCAACCGGGATGCCTGGTTCGCGGAAGGAACCGAGAGCTACCGCATCTTCATCCGTTCGCTGCTGTCGATCACCGACAACATCGTCGAGGACAAGGTCGTGCACCCGGCTGGTGTGGTCGTCCATGACGGCGAGGATCCGTACTTCGTCGTCGCAGCCGACAAGGGCACCGCGACCTTCTCCGACGTGGCCAATGCGCTCGCGCTGGAGCGGAACTTCTGGCTCGGCGACGCCTTCGCCAGCGGCGGCTCGCACGGCTACGACCACAAGGCGATGGGCATCACCGCCAAGGGTGCCTGGATCTCCGTGCAGCGGCACTTCCTCGAACTGGGCATCGACGTTCAGTCGGACCCGATCACCGTTGCAGGTGTCGGCGACATGTCGGGCGACGTGTTCGGAAACGGCATGCTTCTGTCCAAGGCGATCAAGCTGGTCGCAGCCTTCGACCACCGGCACATCTTCATCGACCCGACGCCAGATCCTGCATCGAGCTGGGTCGAGCGCGAACGCATGTTCAACCTGCCGCGCTCCAGCTGGGACGATTACGACCGCAGCCTGCTGTCAAAGGGCGGCGGCATCTATCCCCGTACACAGAAGTCGATCGAACTGAGCGCGCAGGCGCGCCAGGCACTCGGCATCACGGAAAAGAGCGTCGATCCGGCGACGCTCATGAATGCCATCCTGAAGGCGCCGGTGGACCTCCTCTGGTTCGGCGGCATCGGCACCTATGTGAAGGCCTCCACGCAATCGAACGCGGACGTTGGCGATCCCGCGAACGACGCCATCCGCGTCGACGGCTTGGAGGTGAATGCTCGCGCGATCGGCGAGGGCGCGAACCTCGGCATCACGCAGGCCGGCCGTATCGAGTTCGCGGAGAAGGGCGGGCGTATCAACACCGACTTCATCGACAACAGCGCCGGTGTCGATTGCTCGGACAAGGAAGTGAACATCAAGATCCCGCTCAACCGCGAGATGCGCGAGGGAAGGCTGGCTTTTGAGAAGCGCAATGCGCTGCTCGCCAAGATGACGGACGAGGTCGCGGACATCGTCCTGGAGGACAACCGGCTGCAGACGCTCGCCCTGTCGATCGCGGAAAGCGGAGGCGCCCGTGCACTTCCAGGCTACGTCCGTACGATCGAACTGCTCGAAGCGTCCGGCCGACTGGACCGCAAGGTAGAGGGGCTGATGTCCAGCGACGAGCTTCTGCGCCGCGGCCAGGAAAATCGCGGACTGACGCGGCCGGAGCTCGCGGTCGTCCTTTCCATGTCCAAGTTGGCGCTGCAGGAAGCTGCCGAGGACCTGAAGCTCGCCGACGACAGCGTCGTTCAGCAGGAGCTTCCGGAGGCATTCCCGAAGCCGATGCGCAAGCCGCATGCGGAAGCCATTCGAGCCCACCGCCTGCGCAATGAGATCCTCGCCACGCGAGTCGCCAACCGCCTCGTCAATCGCCTCGGCCCGAGCACGGCTCTCGACCTGACGGAAGAAGAGGGAGCCTCTCTCGCCCAGGTCATTGCGGCCTTTCTGGTGGCGGAAAGACTTCTCGACCTGCCAAAGCTGTGGATGGAGATCGAGGAAACGCCGCTCCCGGAAGTCGCGCGCATCGAGCTCTTCTCGATCGCTGCGAGCAGCGTTCGCAATCACCTGTCCGATCTTCTGCGGTGCGCCGGTGCGGGGACGAGCGTGAGCGAGATGTGCAAGCTTCTTGAACCGGGCGTACGCAAGATTTCCGCGGCGACGGCGAAGCTCATCCGTTCGGAAGTCCGCAACGAAGCCGAGGCCCGGCGCGAGCGCCTTTTGACGATGGGCGCGACCGACGACATCGTGCGCGGTCTGGTCCGCCTGTTCGAGCTCGACGGCATCTTCGGCCTTGCCGCTCTCGCCGCGACGAAGAAGCTCGACGAGCTGGCGCTTGCCCGCGCCTACACCAAGCTCGGTGAGGCGCTCGGCATCGATTGGGCGCAGCAGCAGCTGGCCCGGTTCGTGCCTGCGGACCAATGGGAGCGGTTGCTGACCGCCGGCCTGGCGCGCGACTTCGAGCAGCTTCGCATCGACTTCCTGTCGCGCATCCGCGGCAAGGATCCGGACGCCGCTGCCGAGGAGTGGATCACGTCGCAGGGTCCGCGCCTTGCGCAGTTCCGCAACCTCATCGCGAGGGCTCGCACGGAAGGCTCGGTCAGCGCATCCATGCTGGCCCAGATCGCGTCCCAGGCGCGTATCCTGCTCGCCCGCTAG
- a CDS encoding helix-turn-helix domain-containing protein: protein MANGIRKLRKKYGLDQATLAAKLGIAKTELSQFERNWHELPPRLVRDIAVLFECGVADVLGHEIEVEEWRHSPYAAGGGETASITPYGNFGFEIAGTIFSYPISLGMRNGVLRQVRRREVVEIAKDDRSWFSFDTLNNWNVFANPAAMRRLWLKSDDDEVTDYYAHPEVYRAVNRWEYEKEHGPILSQAIADHFELIGEEQAISDTERVRLFGLDGKETSDEYYACERVIGELFGLDIHWFRVEANAFVMVSSSGWYEEEHVNLSHLAVIQVPAEEFCRWSAPDETSPANDDDEAAA, encoded by the coding sequence ATGGCGAACGGCATTCGTAAGCTGCGTAAGAAATACGGCCTCGATCAGGCGACGTTGGCGGCCAAGCTCGGAATTGCCAAAACCGAACTCTCACAGTTCGAGCGAAACTGGCATGAGCTTCCGCCGCGCCTGGTACGGGACATCGCCGTTTTGTTCGAGTGCGGCGTCGCAGATGTCCTCGGTCATGAGATAGAGGTCGAGGAGTGGAGGCATTCTCCTTACGCCGCTGGCGGAGGCGAAACAGCGAGCATCACGCCCTACGGCAACTTCGGGTTCGAGATCGCAGGAACCATCTTTTCCTATCCCATCAGTCTCGGAATGCGGAATGGCGTCCTCCGCCAAGTCAGGAGGCGCGAAGTGGTTGAGATAGCCAAGGACGATCGATCCTGGTTCTCTTTCGACACGCTCAACAACTGGAACGTCTTCGCGAATCCTGCAGCGATGCGAAGGCTTTGGCTCAAGAGCGACGACGACGAAGTCACTGACTACTACGCGCACCCCGAGGTTTATCGCGCTGTGAACCGCTGGGAATATGAGAAGGAGCACGGCCCCATTCTCTCGCAAGCGATCGCTGATCACTTTGAGCTGATCGGAGAGGAGCAGGCAATCTCGGACACGGAGCGCGTCCGCCTTTTCGGCTTGGACGGCAAGGAGACGAGCGACGAATACTACGCATGTGAGCGCGTGATTGGCGAACTCTTTGGCCTCGACATCCACTGGTTCAGGGTGGAGGCAAACGCATTCGTGATGGTTTCATCGTCGGGCTGGTACGAGGAGGAGCATGTAAACCTGTCTCACCTTGCGGTGATCCAAGTCCCTGCTGAGGAATTCTGCAGGTGGAGCGCGCCGGACGAGACATCTCCGGCCAATGACGACGACGAAGCAGCCGCCTAA
- a CDS encoding sterol desaturase family protein has translation MNYLINLGLGASLALFLLSLCVAIEYVSPRGRYTLRQRIPGTLMQVVGSTLLISLIIPLHMLWDGLGIGPVVTVPLWSWLSPLGVAGYALQVLVALALLDFLRYWRHRAEHEWFWPIHAVHHAPRELHAANSIGHPLQAIPEFFFVAVPLSFVAFDGPGTPIAVNLVSSLLTVYIHTASDFHFGPLRAAVVDNRFHRIHHSVEAHHIDKNYGICFSLWDRIFGTAYWPRPNEWPEVGIEDAPPATVRDFLLYPLPHKRPDLIDDYALSIPSTREAREPSLAVLSSSLIGESDHAATGSDGPTTAIS, from the coding sequence ATGAATTATCTGATTAACCTAGGCCTCGGCGCCAGCTTGGCTCTGTTCTTACTGAGCCTCTGCGTCGCGATCGAGTACGTGTCCCCGCGAGGCCGCTACACGTTGCGCCAGCGTATTCCGGGTACTCTCATGCAGGTGGTCGGGAGTACGCTACTAATCTCGCTCATCATCCCGCTCCATATGCTTTGGGACGGACTTGGGATTGGCCCCGTCGTAACGGTACCGCTTTGGTCGTGGCTCTCGCCCTTGGGCGTGGCCGGCTACGCGTTGCAAGTTCTGGTAGCCCTCGCGCTGCTAGACTTCCTGCGTTACTGGCGACACCGGGCGGAGCATGAGTGGTTTTGGCCCATTCATGCCGTCCACCACGCGCCGCGAGAACTCCATGCAGCTAATTCTATAGGCCACCCCCTCCAAGCCATTCCCGAGTTCTTTTTCGTTGCAGTGCCTCTGAGTTTTGTCGCGTTCGACGGACCCGGGACGCCAATCGCCGTCAATCTCGTCTCCAGCCTGCTCACGGTCTATATTCATACTGCGTCGGACTTCCATTTTGGGCCCCTACGTGCGGCCGTCGTGGACAATCGCTTCCACCGCATCCACCATTCGGTGGAGGCGCATCACATCGACAAGAATTACGGCATCTGCTTCAGTTTGTGGGATCGTATTTTTGGAACTGCCTATTGGCCAAGACCAAATGAGTGGCCAGAGGTTGGAATCGAAGATGCGCCGCCAGCGACCGTGCGAGACTTTCTTCTTTACCCACTGCCGCACAAGCGTCCGGATCTGATCGATGACTATGCGTTGTCGATACCTTCTACTCGCGAGGCTCGGGAGCCCTCTCTAGCAGTGCTAAGCTCTTCCTTAATCGGCGAAAGCGACCACGCCGCTACTGGCAGCGATGGGCCGACAACTGCCATTAGTTGA
- a CDS encoding acyltransferase family protein, with product MGYRPELNGLRAIAVTAVVLMHSELGGPFSGGFVGVDLFFVLSAFLITGILASDWRDAGCLNFRRFYWRRFLRLMPPLLLMLAAYLAIAPLVWPNYPHGRDALITALYLSDYAIAFWRVPHYLGHTWSLAIEEQFYLLWPLALPFMLRAKTPLVWLACAYVMGTLWRTTYATDFIQSYVRFDTHATGLILGAALYLSGLRFGRWAGIVSLGVLAALVLVAWFPYAFLVIPVAEVSSAVLIGSAASLPFLRHPILVWLGKRSYAVYLWHAPVAEALREHMTLLPTFALTFAASAALAELSWQTVEAWSRKVKALGREDDNRLIVPGR from the coding sequence TTGGGCTATCGCCCAGAGCTGAACGGATTGCGGGCAATTGCTGTCACAGCGGTTGTCCTAATGCACAGCGAACTTGGCGGCCCGTTCTCCGGCGGGTTCGTCGGAGTTGACCTATTCTTTGTCCTTTCAGCGTTCCTGATAACGGGGATCTTGGCTAGCGACTGGCGGGACGCAGGATGCCTCAACTTTCGGCGCTTTTATTGGCGGCGCTTCCTGCGGCTCATGCCGCCCCTGTTACTTATGTTGGCGGCCTACTTGGCAATCGCGCCGCTCGTCTGGCCAAACTATCCGCATGGCAGGGATGCGCTGATTACGGCTCTGTATCTCAGTGACTACGCAATCGCCTTCTGGCGGGTGCCGCACTATCTCGGGCACACATGGTCACTAGCGATCGAGGAGCAGTTTTATCTCCTCTGGCCCCTAGCGCTTCCGTTCATGCTACGGGCCAAGACTCCGCTAGTGTGGCTTGCCTGTGCCTACGTTATGGGCACGCTGTGGCGGACCACCTACGCCACCGACTTTATTCAGTCCTATGTTCGCTTTGACACGCACGCGACCGGGTTGATCCTCGGAGCCGCGCTATACCTTAGCGGGCTTCGCTTTGGTCGCTGGGCGGGCATCGTGTCGCTTGGGGTGCTAGCCGCCCTCGTTCTGGTGGCGTGGTTCCCCTACGCGTTCCTGGTCATCCCCGTTGCCGAAGTTTCAAGTGCCGTTCTCATAGGCTCAGCTGCGAGCCTTCCGTTCCTCCGTCACCCGATTCTAGTGTGGCTGGGGAAACGATCGTACGCGGTCTATCTCTGGCACGCCCCCGTTGCGGAGGCGCTTCGCGAACACATGACGCTTTTGCCCACGTTCGCGCTAACGTTCGCAGCCTCAGCAGCGCTTGCCGAGCTCTCGTGGCAGACAGTCGAGGCGTGGAGCCGCAAGGTTAAGGCGCTAGGCCGAGAGGATGATAACCGACTGATAGTCCCCGGTCGGTGA
- a CDS encoding PAS domain-containing protein, with the protein MDSYREHPDDFEPVLASDTPASDVASEIGTDERRMHVRAYNYWVSLLDGRDYPSIEDLEPGEVQDFAAHSVLLDFTAGRDNPATPYIGSAIREECGLDESIKTISQVPPRSLLSRLTDHYLQIIANRAPIGFEAEFDNQRGQTICYRGILMPFSSDGDTIDFIYGVINWKQVEGAASTHDQLPQADVEAAPQFVDAEGEDELVLDEAHFAELPQAEAVEAAAEEATADEEVLELEETVAAPVHFSWEDGPLHDPDSDEPLPEITLDQDAGLADRLWAARETADAVKSADSRTRAALYRALSQAYDFALASEREPEDYAELLEESGVKAQARAPMTAVVKLVFGIDYDKSRLTEFAAALSFARRKDIEQGEFLKFIEGQAGGLKALVAAERQAKRPEPKPDARAEAAKAKLREAKPLSLETVSADAEFALVLARRRPDGGVEPVALVDDEAMVERAVRRAGI; encoded by the coding sequence ATGGACAGTTACCGCGAGCATCCTGACGATTTCGAGCCGGTCCTGGCGTCGGACACCCCGGCGTCCGACGTTGCGTCCGAGATCGGCACCGACGAGCGCCGGATGCACGTGCGCGCGTACAATTATTGGGTCTCGCTCCTCGATGGGCGCGACTACCCCTCGATCGAAGACCTTGAGCCGGGCGAGGTCCAGGATTTCGCCGCTCACAGCGTTCTTCTCGACTTCACCGCGGGCCGCGACAATCCGGCGACGCCCTACATCGGCAGCGCCATTCGCGAGGAGTGCGGGCTCGACGAGAGCATCAAGACCATTTCGCAGGTGCCCCCCCGCTCGCTCCTCTCGCGCCTGACCGACCATTATCTCCAGATCATCGCCAACCGCGCGCCGATCGGCTTCGAAGCCGAGTTCGACAATCAGCGCGGCCAGACGATCTGCTACCGCGGCATCCTCATGCCGTTTTCGTCCGACGGCGATACGATCGATTTCATCTACGGCGTCATCAATTGGAAACAAGTAGAGGGCGCTGCCTCCACTCACGACCAGCTTCCCCAGGCTGACGTGGAGGCGGCGCCCCAGTTCGTCGACGCCGAGGGTGAAGACGAATTGGTTCTCGATGAGGCGCATTTTGCCGAGCTGCCTCAGGCAGAAGCCGTGGAAGCTGCCGCCGAGGAAGCTACCGCAGACGAAGAGGTTCTAGAGCTCGAAGAAACGGTCGCCGCGCCTGTCCACTTCTCGTGGGAGGATGGCCCGCTTCACGATCCGGATTCGGACGAGCCGCTCCCCGAGATCACCCTCGACCAGGATGCCGGTCTTGCTGACCGTCTTTGGGCCGCGCGCGAGACTGCGGACGCGGTTAAGTCCGCCGATTCGCGTACTCGCGCCGCGCTCTATCGCGCCTTGTCGCAGGCGTACGACTTCGCCCTCGCGTCAGAGCGCGAGCCGGAAGATTATGCCGAGTTGCTCGAGGAATCGGGCGTCAAGGCTCAGGCACGCGCCCCGATGACGGCGGTCGTGAAGCTCGTGTTCGGGATCGACTACGACAAGTCTCGCCTGACCGAATTCGCCGCCGCGCTGTCCTTCGCGCGCCGGAAGGACATCGAGCAAGGCGAGTTCCTGAAATTCATCGAAGGCCAGGCCGGCGGCCTGAAGGCGCTCGTCGCTGCGGAGCGCCAGGCCAAGCGTCCGGAGCCAAAGCCCGATGCACGCGCCGAAGCCGCCAAGGCCAAGCTGCGGGAGGCGAAACCGCTATCGCTCGAAACGGTCAGCGCCGACGCCGAGTTCGCGCTCGTCCTCGCGCGTCGCCGCCCCGATGGCGGAGTCGAGCCGGTTGCTCTCGTCGACGACGAGGCGATGGTCGAGCGCGCCGTCCGCCGCGCCGGCATCTAG
- a CDS encoding discoidin domain-containing protein encodes MAAHRYWKLTISAVNGDANGYCAIAALLAAESKGGPDCLQGITVTVSSTAFSSPGTNVNDGSRSTFWHSNSTPTPHTVVFDFGATAGNWKDLLELRIVNRNTQNATAPKNFTWAWSDDDSSYTPVITQTNQTTWSPPLANVYWATGCPEGTGYLFHRMTITQSATAGSQLSATEMELRETAGGADYTSSTAMTIFATAGNVSAANLFDNNTGTAWTASAVAPQAITIELPQAKACAQMTLRAAGTVGQTPSDFTIDGSKDRSSWTNEITVTGQTGWSSGETKTFGAAITSSRRRMIFS; translated from the coding sequence ATGGCGGCACACCGCTACTGGAAACTCACGATAAGCGCGGTCAACGGTGATGCTAACGGCTACTGTGCAATCGCTGCGCTATTGGCTGCGGAAAGCAAAGGCGGGCCTGATTGCCTTCAGGGCATAACGGTTACTGTTTCATCGACCGCATTCAGTTCGCCTGGAACGAACGTAAACGACGGCTCGCGAAGCACGTTTTGGCATTCCAACTCAACGCCAACCCCGCACACAGTCGTGTTCGACTTCGGCGCCACGGCTGGAAACTGGAAAGATCTTCTCGAGCTTCGGATCGTCAATCGAAACACTCAGAACGCGACGGCTCCGAAGAACTTTACCTGGGCATGGAGTGATGACGACTCCAGCTACACACCCGTCATCACCCAGACTAATCAGACGACCTGGAGCCCGCCCCTCGCCAATGTCTACTGGGCGACGGGATGCCCGGAGGGCACCGGCTATCTATTTCACCGAATGACCATCACGCAGTCGGCAACGGCGGGAAGCCAACTGTCCGCGACTGAAATGGAGTTGCGCGAAACGGCCGGCGGCGCCGACTATACGAGCAGCACGGCAATGACCATCTTCGCGACTGCGGGAAATGTGAGCGCCGCCAACCTGTTCGACAACAACACGGGCACTGCTTGGACTGCAAGCGCCGTCGCTCCTCAAGCCATCACAATAGAACTGCCTCAGGCGAAAGCGTGCGCTCAGATGACCTTGCGCGCCGCGGGTACAGTCGGACAGACACCGAGCGATTTTACCATTGATGGCAGCAAGGACCGCTCCAGCTGGACGAATGAGATCACGGTCACTGGGCAGACAGGCTGGAGCTCGGGCGAGACGAAGACATTCGGGGCGGCCATTACGAGCTCTCGGCGCCGCATGATTTTTTCCTAG
- a CDS encoding excalibur calcium-binding domain-containing protein, which translates to MKGFGILAVLLGLAAVHFIRGGTITPGTAPFRNCAAARAAGPTPIFRGHPRWSDDLDADGDGRACEPLPGNR; encoded by the coding sequence ATGAAGGGGTTCGGCATTCTGGCCGTGCTCCTCGGCTTGGCGGCCGTGCACTTCATAAGGGGCGGCACGATAACTCCGGGCACTGCCCCCTTTCGCAACTGCGCGGCGGCACGAGCGGCAGGGCCTACGCCAATCTTCCGCGGCCATCCGCGATGGAGCGATGACTTGGATGCCGATGGCGACGGCCGCGCCTGCGAGCCGCTGCCAGGCAATCGCTAA
- a CDS encoding SOS response-associated peptidase, whose protein sequence is MCNLYRMTATVDEMRRVFGGFEGDRDNLPPFNEIYPNYKAPVLRRNGSGLKLEMMTWGFPGPQSAGGRPVTNVRNLSSPFWRSALTDSERRCLVPVTTFCEWTAEPDPVTKRKSKVWFGHADQPVFAFAGIWRPGEGGPFMSFLTCEANKTVGAIHPKAMPVMLDPHSFNRWLENDRENVCELAVPYADEGVMIVG, encoded by the coding sequence ATGTGTAATCTGTATCGCATGACTGCGACGGTCGACGAAATGCGCCGCGTGTTCGGCGGCTTCGAAGGCGACCGCGACAATCTGCCACCGTTCAACGAGATCTACCCTAACTACAAAGCGCCCGTGCTTCGCCGCAACGGCAGCGGCCTCAAGCTGGAGATGATGACCTGGGGCTTTCCCGGTCCCCAATCGGCGGGCGGACGCCCCGTCACCAACGTGCGGAACCTAAGCAGCCCTTTTTGGCGCTCCGCACTGACAGATTCCGAGCGTCGCTGCCTCGTGCCCGTCACGACGTTTTGCGAGTGGACCGCCGAACCGGACCCGGTGACCAAGCGGAAGTCTAAGGTGTGGTTTGGTCACGCGGATCAGCCAGTCTTCGCGTTCGCTGGGATTTGGAGGCCGGGTGAAGGCGGGCCGTTCATGTCGTTCCTCACCTGCGAGGCGAACAAGACCGTGGGCGCTATCCACCCCAAGGCTATGCCCGTTATGCTCGACCCGCACAGCTTCAACCGGTGGCTGGAGAACGATCGCGAAAACGTGTGCGAGCTCGCGGTGCCCTATGCAGATGAAGGCGTGATGATCGTCGGCTAG